One part of the Asterias amurensis chromosome 11, ASM3211899v1 genome encodes these proteins:
- the LOC139944642 gene encoding C-type lectin domain family 6 member A-like: MFLQSMNTILFHLLMLMTMQSIVIVLSSCPNGWVKWRQSCYILLPEKMNWMQAEAACNRPGSNLIVPDSKEENHFIFEWAVKRNDGMWIGCTDAAQKGVWLCGGQPARFTNWRYPRNPPNDTRLNCARVTVYGGGLWYHNEHCKNGARKLVACEMPVRIVPIYHTLLGPDGRVSQYCPLNHVIDNLAVEGVIACGWACTSDPRCRSFNVWQSSEKEKKCQLNNVTFLEEDHTDFIEGCVYFEL; this comes from the coding sequence ATGTTTCTTCAAAGCATGAATACCATTCTGTTTCATCTCTTGATGTTGATGACAATGCAAAGCATTGTTATTGTCCTCTCCTCCTGTCCAAATGGTTGGGTAAAATGGCGTCAGTCTTGCTACATCTTACTGCCTGAGAAGATGAACTGGATGCAAGCCGAGGCGGCATGCAATCGCCCAGGGAGCAACCTCATAGTGCCTgattcaaaagaagaaaaccaCTTCATCTTCGAATGGGCAGTGAAAAGGAATGACGGTATGTGGATCGGCTGCACCGATGCTGCTCAAAAAGGAGTTTGGCTGTGTGGAGGTCAGCCTGCAAGATTCACCAACTGGCGGTATCCAAGAAATCCACCCAACGACACACGGTTGAACTGTGCCCGAGTGACTGTATACGGCGGTGGGCTTTGGTATCATAACGAACATTGCAAGAATGGCGCCCGTAAATTAGTTGCATGTGAGATGCCGGTCCGTATCGTGCCAATTTACCACACCCTGCTAGGTCCCGATGGGCGTGTCTCTCAATACTGCCCCCTCAATCACGTCATCGACAACCTGGCCGTAGAGGGTGTGATTGCTTGCGGCTGGGCGTGTACATCAGATCCTCGTTGCCGCTCCTTTAATGTTTGGCAGAGCAGCGAGAAAGAGAAGAAATGTCAACTCAACAACGTCACCTTTCTTGAGGAAGATCACACCGACTTCATTGAGGGCTGTGTCTACTTTGAACTTTGA
- the LOC139944643 gene encoding C-type lectin domain family 4 member M-like, whose translation MFLQSMNTILFHLLILMTMQSIVIVLSSCPTGWVKWRQSCYVLLPEKMNWMQADAACKRPGSNLILPDSKEENDFIFKWAVKGNDGMWIGCTDAVQEGVWLCGGQPARFTNWWYPYDPHNDTRLNCARMTVYSGGVWSDSVSCQSTEHKVAACEMPVPIVPIYHTLLGPDGRVSEYCPLNHVIDNLAVEGVIACGRACTSDPHCRSFNVWQSSEKEKKCQLNNVTFLEEDHSDFIEGCVYFEL comes from the coding sequence atgtttcttcAAAGCATGAATACCATTCTGTTTCATCTCTTGATATTGATGACAATGCAAAGCATTGTTATCGTCCTCTCCTCTTGTCCAACTGGCTGGGTAAAATGGCGTCAGTCTTGCTACGTCTTACTCCCCGAGAAGATGAACTGGATGCAAGCCGATGCGGCATGCAAGCGACCAGGGAGCAACCTCATATTGCCTgattcaaaagaagaaaacgaCTTCATCTTCAAATGGGCAGTGAAAGGGAATGACGGTATGTGGATCGGCTGCACCGATGCTGTTCAAGAAGGAGTTTGGCTGTGTGGAGGTCAGCCTGCAAGATTCACCAACTGGTGGTATCCATACGATCCACACAATGACACACGGTTGAACTGTGCCCGAATGACTGTATACAGCGGTGGGGTTTGGTCTGATAGCGTAAGTTGCCAGAGTACAGAACACAAAGTAGCTGCGTGTGAGATGCCGGTCCCTATCGTGCCAATCTACCACACCCTGCTAGGTCCCGATGGGCGTGTCTCAGAATACTGCCCCCTCAATCACGTTATCGACAACCTGGCCGTAGAGGGTGTGATTGCTTGTGGCAGGGCGTGTACATCAGATCCTCATTGCCGCTCCTTTAATGTTTGGCAGAGCAGCGAGAAAGAGAAGAAATGTCAACTCAACAACGTCACCTTTCTTGAGGAAGATCACAGCGACTTCATTGAGGGTTGTGTCTACTTTGAACTGTGA
- the LOC139944152 gene encoding uncharacterized protein, translating into MTKRESLWREITIFLQSMDTILFHLLILMTMQSIVIVLSSCPTGWVKWRQSCYVLLPEKMNWMQADAACKRPGSNLIVPDSKEENDFIFEWAVKGNDGMWIGCTDAAQEGVWLCGGQPARFTNLWYPNNPQNDIRLNCARVTVYDGGRWSDSEHCKIGARKLVACEMPVPIVPIYHTLLGPDGRVSQYCPLSHVIDNLASEGVIACGWACTSDPRCRSFSVWQSSKKEKKCQLNDVTFLGDDHTDSKDIEGCVYFEF; encoded by the coding sequence ATGACAAAACGAGAGTCACTGTGGCGTGAGATAACGATATTTCTTCAAAGCATGGATACCATTCTGTTTCATCTCTTGATATTGATGACAATGCAAAGCATTGTTATCGTCCTCTCCTCTTGTCCAACTGGCTGGGTAAAATGGCGTCAGTCTTGCTACGTCTTACTCCCCGAGAAGATGAACTGGATGCAAGCCGATGCGGCATGCAAGCGACCAGGGAGCAACCTCATAGTGCCTgattcaaaagaagaaaacgaCTTCATCTTCGAATGGGCAGTGAAAGGGAATGACGGTATGTGGATCGGCTGCACCGATGCTGCTCAAGAAGGAGTTTGGCTGTGTGGAGGCCAGCCTGCAAGATTCACCAACTTGTGGTATCCAAACAATCCACAAAACGACATACGGTTGAACTGTGCCCGAGTAACTGTATACGACGGTGGGCGTTGGTCTGATAGCGAACATTGCAAGATTGGCGCCCGTAAATTAGTTGCATGTGAGATGCCGGTCCCTATCGTGCCAATCTACCACACCCTGCTAGGTCCCGATGGGCGTGTCTCTCAATACTGCCCCCTCAGTCACGTCATCGACAACCTGGCCTCAGAGGGTGTGATTGCTTGTGGCTGGGCGTGTACATCAGATCCTCGTTGCCGCTCCTTCAGTGTTTGGCAGAGCagcaaaaaagagaagaaatgtCAACTCAATGACGTcacctttcttggggacgatCACACCGACTCCAAGGATATCGAGGGTTGTGTCTACTTTGAATTTTGA